The following proteins come from a genomic window of Rhodoligotrophos sp. CJ14:
- a CDS encoding ABC transporter substrate-binding protein: protein MRLGLIAAILLGGMTSAMAEELPVFRIGVLNDQSGLYADIAGPGAVVAANMAVKDFQPEKHGFKVEVVAADHQNKPDIGSGIVRRWYDIEHVDAVVDVPTSSVALAVAEITREKNKVFLVASAGTSDLTGKACTPNTVHWTYDTWALANGTARAMINQGQKSWYFLTADYAFGHALERDAAEVVKANGGEVVGHTLAPFQTQDFSSFLLQAQGSGAQVIALANSGGDTINSVKQASEFGITTGGQKLVSLLSFISDIHALGLDIAQGLMLTTAFYWDLNDGTRAFGKAFAAQNDGKFPTMNQAGTYASMLHWMKAIAAMDKEKARDGAAVVAQMKSMPTEDALFGKGSIREDGRTIHDMYLVQVKSPAESKAPYDYYKVVATIPGDEAFRPLDQSPCPLLKKASSQ, encoded by the coding sequence ATGAGATTGGGCCTGATTGCAGCCATCCTGCTCGGTGGCATGACGAGTGCCATGGCCGAGGAGCTGCCGGTCTTCCGTATCGGGGTATTGAACGACCAATCCGGCCTTTATGCCGATATCGCCGGGCCAGGGGCGGTGGTCGCCGCCAATATGGCAGTCAAGGACTTCCAACCGGAAAAGCACGGGTTCAAGGTCGAGGTGGTTGCCGCGGACCATCAGAACAAGCCGGATATCGGCTCTGGTATCGTGCGCCGCTGGTACGATATCGAGCATGTGGATGCGGTCGTGGACGTGCCGACCTCGTCGGTCGCGCTCGCCGTTGCCGAAATCACGCGCGAGAAGAACAAGGTCTTCCTGGTGGCGAGCGCCGGTACCTCGGATCTCACCGGCAAGGCCTGCACGCCGAATACCGTGCATTGGACCTATGACACCTGGGCGCTCGCCAATGGCACGGCGCGCGCGATGATTAATCAGGGGCAGAAGAGCTGGTATTTCCTGACTGCCGACTATGCCTTCGGCCATGCGCTCGAGCGCGATGCGGCCGAAGTGGTGAAAGCCAATGGGGGCGAGGTGGTCGGGCATACGCTCGCGCCGTTCCAGACTCAGGACTTCTCGTCCTTCCTGCTGCAGGCGCAGGGCAGCGGCGCACAGGTGATCGCGCTCGCCAATTCGGGCGGCGATACAATCAACTCCGTCAAGCAAGCGTCGGAATTCGGCATCACCACGGGCGGCCAGAAGCTCGTGAGCCTCTTGTCCTTCATCTCGGACATTCATGCGCTCGGGCTCGATATCGCCCAGGGTCTGATGCTGACCACCGCCTTCTACTGGGACCTGAATGACGGGACGCGGGCGTTCGGCAAGGCTTTCGCCGCGCAGAATGACGGCAAGTTTCCGACCATGAACCAGGCCGGCACCTATGCCTCCATGCTGCACTGGATGAAGGCGATTGCGGCCATGGACAAGGAGAAGGCGCGGGACGGTGCAGCGGTGGTTGCCCAGATGAAGTCGATGCCGACGGAAGATGCCCTGTTCGGCAAAGGCTCGATCCGCGAGGATGGCCGGACGATCCACGACATGTATCTGGTCCAGGTCAAGTCACCGGCCGAATCGAAAGCGCCTTACGACTATTACAAGGTGGTCGCGACCATTCCGGGTGACGAGGCCTTCCGGCCGCTCGACCAGAGCCCCTGCCCGCTGCTGAAAAAGGCATCGTCTCAGTAA